One region of Pseudomonas sp. ABC1 genomic DNA includes:
- the fliG gene encoding flagellar motor switch protein FliG, with protein sequence MNETRVPAKLNKVDKAAILLLSLGEADAAQVLRHLGPKEVQRVGTAMAQMRNVQRDQVEQVMSEFVEIVGDQTSLGVGSDGYIRKMLTQALGEDKAGGLIDRILLGGNTSGLDSLKWMEARAVADVIRYEHPQIQAIVVAYLDPDQAGEVLSHFDHKVRLDIVLRVSSLNTVQPAALKELNQILEKQFSGSTNTSRTSLGGVKRAADIMNYLDSSIEGQLMDAIRDVDEDLSSQIEDLMFVFDNLADIDDRGIQMLLREVSSEVLVVALKGADEAIKEKVFKNMSKRAGELLRDDLEAKGPVRISEVEAAQKEILAVARRMADAGEIVLGGKGGEEMV encoded by the coding sequence ATGAATGAGACGCGCGTTCCAGCCAAACTCAACAAGGTCGACAAGGCCGCCATTCTGTTGCTTTCCCTGGGCGAAGCGGATGCCGCGCAGGTGCTGCGCCACCTCGGTCCCAAGGAAGTGCAGCGGGTCGGTACGGCGATGGCGCAGATGCGCAACGTCCAGCGCGACCAGGTCGAACAGGTCATGAGCGAGTTCGTCGAGATCGTCGGCGACCAGACCAGCCTTGGCGTCGGCTCGGACGGCTATATCCGCAAGATGCTGACCCAGGCACTTGGCGAGGACAAGGCTGGCGGTCTCATCGACCGTATCCTGCTGGGCGGCAACACAAGTGGTCTGGACAGCCTGAAATGGATGGAAGCGCGGGCGGTGGCCGATGTCATTCGCTACGAACACCCGCAGATCCAGGCCATCGTCGTGGCTTACCTGGACCCGGACCAGGCCGGCGAGGTGCTGTCGCACTTCGATCACAAGGTGCGGCTGGACATCGTGCTGCGGGTTTCCTCGCTCAACACCGTGCAGCCCGCGGCGCTCAAGGAACTCAACCAGATTCTCGAGAAGCAGTTCTCCGGCAGCACCAACACCAGCCGTACCAGCCTGGGCGGTGTGAAACGTGCCGCCGACATCATGAACTACCTGGACAGCTCCATCGAAGGCCAGCTCATGGACGCCATCCGCGATGTCGACGAGGATCTGTCCAGCCAGATCGAAGACCTGATGTTCGTCTTCGACAACCTGGCCGATATCGACGACCGTGGTATCCAGATGCTGCTGCGCGAGGTGTCCTCCGAGGTACTGGTGGTGGCTCTCAAGGGCGCCGACGAGGCGATCAAGGAGAAGGTCTTCAAGAACATGTCCAAACGTGCCGGCGAACTGCTGCGCGACGACCTCGAAGCCAAGGGGCCGGTGCGTATCAGCGAAGTCGAGGCGGCGCAGAAAGAGATTCTCGCGGTGGCACGGCGCATGGCGGATGCCGGTGAAATCGTGCTGGGCGGCAAGGGCGGCGAGGAAATGGTCTGA
- the fliH gene encoding flagellar assembly protein FliH: MAKEHHPSDVIRAEDVSLFDRWALPSFDPHVDAPPVPEPEAEDVQPAEEVEEQGHSEEVAIEEVKPLTLEELEAIRQEAYNEGFATGEKDGFHAGQLRARQEAEAALQKKLASLEQVMEQLLDPIAEQDQALEQGMVKVIEHMVREVVQRELRGDSSQLREVLNGALKLLPMGAQNVRIHVNPQDFEAIKSLRERHEEKWRIIEDDSLLPGGCRVETEQSRIDASVETRLEQVIRQLYERERESAAHPPEADVSIDLESPDAP, encoded by the coding sequence ATGGCCAAGGAACATCACCCGAGCGATGTGATCCGCGCCGAGGACGTCAGCCTCTTCGACCGCTGGGCGCTGCCGAGTTTCGATCCGCATGTCGACGCACCGCCGGTCCCTGAGCCAGAAGCCGAAGACGTACAGCCGGCTGAAGAGGTCGAGGAGCAGGGGCACAGCGAAGAAGTCGCGATCGAGGAAGTCAAACCCTTGACGCTCGAGGAGTTGGAGGCGATCCGCCAGGAGGCCTACAACGAAGGCTTCGCCACGGGCGAGAAGGATGGCTTTCATGCCGGTCAGTTGCGCGCGCGCCAGGAAGCCGAAGCCGCACTGCAGAAAAAACTGGCGAGCCTGGAACAGGTGATGGAGCAGCTGCTCGATCCGATCGCCGAGCAGGACCAGGCGCTCGAGCAGGGCATGGTCAAGGTGATCGAGCATATGGTGCGCGAGGTGGTCCAGCGTGAGTTGCGTGGCGACTCCAGCCAGTTGCGCGAGGTGCTCAATGGGGCCTTGAAGCTGCTGCCGATGGGCGCGCAGAACGTGCGTATTCACGTCAATCCACAGGATTTCGAAGCGATCAAATCACTGCGCGAGCGCCATGAGGAAAAGTGGCGGATTATCGAGGATGACAGCCTGCTGCCGGGCGGTTGCCGTGTCGAGACCGAGCAGAGTCGCATCGACGCCAGTGTCGAGACTCGCCTTGAGCAAGTCATCCGGCAACTCTACGAGCGAGAGCGTGAAAGCGCTGCTCACCCACCCGAGGCGGATGTGAGTATCGACCTGGAGTCGCCTGATGCGCCTTGA
- the fliI gene encoding flagellar protein export ATPase FliI has protein sequence MRLERISFARRLEGYAEGLELPRQPVLEGRLLRMVGLTLEAEGLRAAIGSRCLVINDDSYQPCQVEAEVMGFSAGKIFLMPVGSLNGIAPGARVVPLSDNGRLPMGTAMLGRVLDGAGRPLDGKGAVRADDWVPMDGPQINPLKRHPISEPLDVGIRSINGLLTVGRGQRLGLFAGTGVGKSVLLGMMTRFTEADIIIVGLIGERGREVKEFIENILGEESIKRSVVVASPADEAPLMRLRAAMYCTRIAEYFRDQGKNVLLLMDSLTRFAQAQREIALAIGEPPATKGYPPSVFAKLPSLVERAGNAEAGGGSITAFYTVLSEGDDQQDPIADAARGVLDGHIVLSRRLAEEGHYPAIDIEASISRVMPQVVGIEHVRNAQRFKQLWSRYQQSRDLVSVGAYVAGGDAETDLAIARQADMMRYLRQGLDESDNLIHSAELLGQVFAPRAPGA, from the coding sequence ATGCGCCTTGAGCGGATCAGTTTCGCCCGGCGCCTGGAAGGCTATGCCGAGGGGCTGGAGCTGCCCAGGCAGCCGGTGCTGGAAGGGCGCTTGCTGCGCATGGTCGGCCTGACACTGGAAGCCGAGGGGCTGCGCGCCGCCATTGGCAGTCGCTGCCTGGTGATCAACGACGACAGCTACCAGCCTTGCCAGGTCGAGGCCGAGGTCATGGGCTTTTCCGCCGGCAAGATCTTCCTGATGCCGGTAGGCAGCCTCAATGGCATTGCACCGGGCGCGCGGGTCGTACCCTTGTCCGACAATGGGCGCTTGCCCATGGGCACCGCCATGCTCGGGCGTGTGCTGGATGGTGCCGGCCGACCGCTCGATGGCAAGGGTGCGGTTCGTGCCGATGACTGGGTGCCGATGGACGGGCCGCAGATCAATCCGCTCAAGCGCCATCCGATCAGCGAGCCGCTGGATGTCGGTATCCGCAGTATCAACGGCCTGCTGACCGTCGGCCGAGGCCAGCGCCTGGGCCTGTTCGCCGGTACCGGTGTCGGTAAGTCGGTGTTGCTGGGCATGATGACGCGCTTCACCGAGGCCGACATCATCATCGTCGGACTGATCGGCGAGCGGGGGCGCGAGGTCAAGGAGTTCATCGAGAACATCCTCGGTGAAGAGAGCATCAAGCGCTCCGTGGTGGTTGCATCCCCGGCGGATGAAGCACCGCTGATGCGCCTGCGTGCGGCCATGTACTGCACGCGCATTGCCGAGTATTTCCGTGATCAGGGCAAGAACGTCCTGCTGCTGATGGATTCCCTGACCCGTTTCGCCCAGGCGCAGCGCGAGATCGCCCTGGCCATTGGCGAGCCGCCGGCGACCAAGGGCTATCCGCCCTCGGTCTTCGCCAAGCTGCCGAGCCTGGTCGAGCGAGCGGGTAATGCCGAGGCAGGGGGCGGTTCCATCACAGCGTTCTATACCGTGTTGTCCGAGGGCGATGACCAGCAGGACCCCATCGCCGATGCGGCACGTGGTGTGCTGGACGGGCATATCGTGCTGTCGCGCCGGTTGGCGGAGGAGGGGCATTACCCGGCCATCGACATCGAGGCCTCGATCAGCCGTGTCATGCCCCAGGTCGTGGGCATCGAGCATGTGCGCAACGCGCAGCGCTTCAAGCAGCTCTGGTCGCGCTACCAGCAGAGCCGTGACCTGGTCAGCGTGGGCGCCTATGTGGCGGGTGGCGATGCCGAGACCGACCTGGCCATCGCCCGGCAGGCCGACATGATGCGCTACCTGCGCCAGGGGCTGGACGAGAGCGATAACCTGATCCACAGCGCCGAGCTGCTTGGCCAGGTCTTCGCACCTCGGGCGCCGGGGGCGTAA
- the fliJ gene encoding flagellar export protein FliJ, translating to MPARRAARLAPVIEMAERAEQEAARMLGQAQGQLRQVEAQLADLQRYNGDYQQQYIEQGRQGVSVQWMLNYQNFLAQLETAIGQQQRSVSWHRDNIEKLRERWRECNARLQGLSRLVERYQQEARAIADKREQKLLDEFAQRLASRPRQE from the coding sequence TTGCCGGCACGTCGTGCGGCGCGCTTGGCGCCGGTCATCGAGATGGCCGAGCGTGCTGAGCAGGAGGCGGCGCGGATGCTCGGGCAAGCGCAGGGCCAGCTCCGGCAGGTGGAGGCGCAACTGGCCGACCTGCAGCGCTACAACGGCGATTACCAGCAGCAATATATCGAGCAGGGGCGCCAGGGTGTTTCCGTGCAGTGGATGCTCAATTACCAGAATTTCCTCGCCCAGCTCGAGACTGCCATCGGCCAGCAGCAGCGCTCGGTGAGCTGGCATCGGGACAATATCGAAAAGCTGCGCGAGCGCTGGCGCGAGTGCAACGCCCGGTTGCAGGGGCTCAGCCGGCTGGTGGAGCGTTATCAGCAGGAAGCCCGTGCGATTGCCGACAAGCGCGAGCAGAAGCTGCTCGATGAGTTCGCCCAGCGCCTGGCCAGCCGCCCTCGCCAAGAGTGA
- the fliL gene encoding flagellar basal body-associated protein FliL — protein sequence MAKNELPPGIPGAEADGAAGKGKGKLIIIIVVALVLAIGLSVGGTLMFLNKGGDEAPPAEAVAAAPVRQPAIYQELAPAFVVNFNHNGRQRYMQVTLSLMSRDQLALDELKVHMPLLRNRLVMLFSSQDFATLASPDGKEALRQQATASVQELAQKETGKLVVEQVLFTNFVLQ from the coding sequence ATGGCAAAGAACGAGTTACCGCCCGGAATACCTGGCGCCGAAGCGGATGGCGCGGCGGGTAAGGGCAAAGGCAAGCTGATCATCATCATTGTGGTCGCACTTGTTCTGGCCATAGGCCTTTCCGTTGGCGGCACCCTGATGTTCCTCAACAAGGGGGGCGACGAAGCGCCGCCGGCCGAGGCGGTCGCGGCAGCTCCGGTGCGCCAGCCGGCCATCTATCAGGAACTGGCGCCTGCCTTTGTCGTCAACTTCAACCATAATGGGCGCCAGCGCTATATGCAGGTCACCCTGTCGTTGATGTCGCGTGACCAGTTGGCGCTGGATGAGTTGAAAGTACATATGCCGTTGCTGCGCAATCGCCTGGTCATGTTGTTTTCCAGCCAGGACTTCGCCACTCTGGCCTCGCCGGATGGCAAGGAGGCCCTGCGTCAGCAGGCCACCGCCAGCGTGCAGGAACTGGCGCAGAAAGAGACCGGCAAGCTCGTGGTGGAACAAGTGCTGTTCACCAATTTCGTATTGCAATAA
- the fliM gene encoding flagellar motor switch protein FliM, which yields MAVQDLLSQDEIDALLHGVDDGLVDTENDAEPGSIKSYDLTSQDRIVRGRMPTLEMINERFARYTRISMFNLLRRTADVSVGGVQLMKFGEYVHSLYVPTSLNLVKVKPLRGTSLFILDAKLVFKLVDNFFGGDGRHAKIEGREFTPTELRVVRMVLDQAFVDLREAWHAILDVNFEYLNSEVNPALANIVSPSEVVVVSTFHIELDSGGGDLHVTMPYSMIEPIREMLDAGFQSDVSDQDERWVKALREDMLDVSVPLSSTVVRRQLKLRDILNMKPGDVIPVDMPEDMIMRANGMPAFKVKMGSHKGNLALQVLEPVTRSR from the coding sequence ATGGCTGTTCAAGACCTGCTGTCGCAAGACGAGATCGATGCGCTCCTGCATGGGGTCGATGACGGGTTGGTCGACACCGAGAACGACGCCGAACCGGGCAGTATCAAAAGCTACGACCTGACCAGCCAGGACCGCATCGTGCGCGGGCGCATGCCCACGCTGGAAATGATCAACGAGCGCTTCGCCCGCTACACGCGCATCAGCATGTTCAACTTGTTGCGGCGTACCGCCGACGTTTCGGTGGGTGGCGTGCAACTGATGAAGTTCGGCGAGTACGTCCACTCGCTCTATGTGCCGACCAGCCTCAACCTGGTAAAGGTGAAGCCGCTGCGCGGCACCTCGCTGTTCATCCTCGATGCCAAGCTGGTGTTCAAGCTGGTGGACAACTTCTTCGGGGGCGATGGACGGCACGCCAAGATCGAGGGGCGCGAGTTCACGCCGACCGAACTGCGCGTGGTGCGCATGGTGCTGGACCAGGCTTTCGTCGACCTGCGTGAAGCCTGGCATGCGATTCTCGACGTGAACTTCGAGTACCTCAACTCCGAGGTCAACCCGGCACTGGCGAATATCGTCAGCCCCAGCGAAGTGGTGGTGGTGTCGACCTTCCATATCGAGCTGGACAGCGGTGGTGGCGATCTGCACGTGACCATGCCCTATTCGATGATCGAGCCGATCCGCGAGATGCTCGATGCCGGTTTCCAGTCGGACGTCAGCGACCAGGACGAGCGTTGGGTCAAGGCCCTGCGCGAGGACATGCTGGATGTCAGCGTGCCCCTGAGTTCCACCGTGGTGCGGCGCCAATTGAAGTTGCGCGACATCCTCAACATGAAGCCGGGCGATGTGATCCCGGTGGACATGCCGGAAGACATGATCATGCGTGCCAACGGCATGCCGGCATTCAAGGTCAAGATGGGTTCCCACAAGGGCAACCTGGCGCTGCAGGTTCTCGAACCTGTCACCCGTTCGCGCTGA
- the fliN gene encoding flagellar motor switch protein FliN, protein MADEKENVSPDDQALADEWAAALAEAGDSSQDDIDALLNQGVPSAPAAPKAPLEEFGQAPRHNGQPVGLDGPNLDVILDIPVSISMEVGSTEISIRNLLQLNQGSVVELDRLAGEPLDVLVNGTLIAHGEVVVVNEKFGIRLTDVISPTERIKKLR, encoded by the coding sequence ATGGCCGATGAGAAAGAAAACGTATCCCCCGATGACCAGGCGCTGGCCGATGAGTGGGCGGCGGCGCTGGCCGAGGCGGGCGACTCCAGCCAGGACGATATCGACGCATTGCTGAACCAGGGTGTGCCTTCAGCGCCCGCGGCACCCAAGGCCCCGCTCGAAGAGTTCGGCCAGGCGCCACGGCACAATGGCCAGCCGGTCGGCCTGGACGGCCCGAATCTGGACGTGATCCTGGATATCCCGGTGTCCATTTCCATGGAAGTCGGTAGCACCGAGATCAGCATCCGCAACCTGCTGCAACTCAACCAAGGGTCGGTGGTGGAGCTGGATCGCCTGGCCGGTGAGCCGCTGGACGTACTGGTCAACGGTACGCTGATCGCACACGGTGAGGTGGTGGTGGTGAACGAGAAGTTCGGTATCCGCCTGACCGACGTGATCAGCCCCACCGAACGTATCAAGAAGCTGCGTTGA
- the fliO gene encoding flagellar biosynthetic protein FliO — MSLRWSLAALCCLPLPLLAAEPAGAMNGAEMGAQLGRLLGALLLVVGLIFLLAWVLRRVQRLTPRGNQTIQIVSSQTLGARERLVLVQVGNEQVLLGLTAGRITPLHVLKEPVAVAPTAAPANTEFAKRLMELLGKDQKDKP; from the coding sequence ATGTCTCTGCGATGGTCGCTGGCGGCCCTGTGCTGCCTACCGCTGCCGCTCCTGGCCGCGGAGCCGGCTGGCGCCATGAACGGTGCCGAGATGGGTGCCCAGTTGGGGCGTCTGCTGGGCGCGCTGTTGCTGGTGGTCGGCCTGATCTTTCTGCTGGCCTGGGTGCTGCGCCGGGTGCAGCGCCTGACGCCGCGTGGCAACCAGACCATCCAGATCGTTTCCTCGCAGACGCTTGGTGCCCGCGAGCGCTTGGTGCTGGTGCAGGTCGGTAACGAGCAAGTGCTGCTTGGCCTGACCGCAGGACGCATCACACCCCTGCATGTGCTCAAGGAGCCGGTGGCGGTTGCGCCCACCGCAGCACCGGCCAATACCGAATTCGCCAAGCGCCTCATGGAGCTGCTGGGCAAGGACCAAAAGGACAAGCCCTGA
- the fliP gene encoding flagellar type III secretion system pore protein FliP (The bacterial flagellar biogenesis protein FliP forms a type III secretion system (T3SS)-type pore required for flagellar assembly.), translating into MSLWRSSLALSLLLLAPLALAAPNDPLSISAITLSTNAEGQQEYSVSLQILMIMTALGFIPAFVMLMTSFTRIIIVFSILRQAMGLQQTPSNQILLGLAMFLTIFIMAPVFERMNEQALQPYLKEELTAQEAIVRAEGPIRDFMLAQTRESDLELFVRLSRRTDIQSPDTAPLTILIPAFVTSELKTAFQIGFMIFIPFLIIDMVVASVLMAMGMMMLSPLIISLPFKIMLFVLVDGWGLIIGTLAGSFGTL; encoded by the coding sequence ATGTCTCTCTGGCGTTCTTCGCTCGCCTTGTCGCTGTTGCTGCTGGCCCCGCTGGCGCTGGCGGCGCCCAACGATCCGCTGTCTATTTCGGCGATCACCCTGAGCACCAATGCTGAGGGGCAGCAGGAGTATTCGGTCAGCCTGCAGATCCTGATGATCATGACGGCGCTGGGGTTCATCCCGGCGTTCGTCATGCTGATGACCAGTTTTACCCGCATCATCATCGTCTTTTCCATCCTGCGCCAGGCGATGGGCCTGCAGCAGACGCCGTCGAACCAGATACTGCTGGGGTTGGCGATGTTCCTGACGATCTTCATCATGGCGCCGGTATTCGAGCGCATGAACGAGCAGGCACTGCAGCCCTACCTGAAGGAAGAGCTGACCGCCCAGGAGGCGATCGTTCGCGCAGAGGGGCCGATTCGCGATTTCATGCTGGCGCAGACCCGGGAAAGCGACCTGGAACTGTTTGTGCGACTGTCCCGGCGCACCGATATCCAGAGTCCGGACACCGCGCCGCTGACCATTCTGATCCCGGCCTTCGTCACCTCGGAGTTGAAGACGGCCTTCCAGATCGGCTTCATGATCTTCATCCCGTTCCTGATCATCGATATGGTGGTGGCCAGCGTGCTGATGGCCATGGGCATGATGATGTTGTCGCCACTGATCATTTCCCTGCCGTTCAAGATCATGCTGTTCGTGCTGGTCGACGGCTGGGGGTTGATCATCGGCACCCTGGCCGGCAGTTTCGGCACACTCTAG
- the fliQ gene encoding flagellar biosynthesis protein FliQ produces the protein MTPEVAVDLFRGGLWMTAMMVGILVMPSLLIGLLVAMFQAATQINEQTLSFLPRLLVMLLTLIWAGPWMVRQLMEYTQELFQNIPLLIG, from the coding sequence ATGACGCCTGAAGTCGCTGTCGATCTGTTCCGGGGCGGCCTGTGGATGACTGCCATGATGGTTGGCATCCTGGTGATGCCCAGCCTGCTGATCGGCCTGCTGGTGGCCATGTTCCAGGCTGCGACGCAGATCAACGAACAGACCCTGAGCTTTCTACCGCGCTTGTTGGTGATGCTGCTGACGCTGATCTGGGCCGGGCCGTGGATGGTGCGACAACTGATGGAGTACACCCAGGAACTGTTCCAGAACATCCCGTTACTGATCGGTTAG
- the fliR gene encoding flagellar biosynthetic protein FliR, which produces MLELSDAQIGGWVGQFMLPLFRIAALLMTMPIIGTQLVPVRIRLYLAVAMTVALVPALPAMPAVDALTLPAMFLVIEQVLIGVMLGFVLQLFFHVFIVSGQLLAMQMGLGFASMVDPANGVSVPVFGQFFNMLVVLLFLAMNGHLVVFEVLVESFTTLPVGGGLTTGHYWEVASKLGWVLGAGLLLVLPAITALLVINLAFGLMTRAAPQLNIFSIGFPLTLVLGLVIVWIGMADILAQYQVLATEALQMLRELAGSP; this is translated from the coding sequence ATGCTGGAACTGAGCGATGCGCAGATCGGTGGTTGGGTGGGGCAGTTCATGCTGCCGCTCTTTCGCATCGCCGCGTTGCTGATGACCATGCCCATCATCGGTACACAACTGGTGCCCGTGCGTATCCGCCTGTATCTGGCAGTGGCCATGACCGTGGCGCTGGTGCCGGCACTGCCCGCCATGCCGGCGGTGGATGCGTTGACCCTGCCGGCCATGTTCCTGGTCATTGAGCAGGTACTGATCGGTGTGATGCTCGGCTTCGTGCTGCAGCTTTTCTTCCATGTCTTCATCGTCTCCGGGCAACTGCTGGCGATGCAGATGGGCCTGGGCTTCGCCTCGATGGTCGATCCGGCCAATGGCGTCTCCGTGCCGGTGTTCGGCCAGTTCTTCAATATGCTGGTAGTGCTGCTGTTCCTGGCGATGAACGGCCATCTGGTGGTGTTCGAGGTGCTGGTGGAGAGTTTCACCACCCTGCCAGTGGGCGGGGGGCTGACCACCGGGCATTACTGGGAAGTGGCGAGCAAGCTGGGCTGGGTACTGGGCGCGGGGCTGTTGCTGGTGCTGCCGGCGATCACCGCACTGCTGGTGATCAACCTGGCCTTCGGCCTGATGACCCGTGCCGCACCGCAGTTGAACATCTTCAGCATCGGCTTTCCGTTGACGCTTGTGCTGGGCCTGGTGATCGTCTGGATCGGCATGGCCGATATCCTTGCGCAATACCAGGTGCTTGCCACCGAAGCCTTGCAGATGCTGCGTGAGTTGGCGGGGTCGCCCTGA
- the flhB gene encoding flagellar biosynthesis protein FlhB, with product MAESESGADKSEQPTDKRLRESRDKGQLARSRELNTVAVTLGGIGGLLATGGGMAHSIMALMRDSFELSREAVLDESTMSMLLLHNGMIALEATLPLLIVLLIVSIVGPISLGGWLFSTKAMAPKFSRMNPLSGIKRMFSAKSLVELLKALGKFLVVLTVALLVLRSYQDDLLSITKQPLDLAIIHSVQTVGWCALWMACGLILIAAVDVPFQLWDHKKKLMMTKQEVRDEYKDSEGKPEVKSKIRQMQRAAAERRMMQAVPEADVVITNPTHFAVALKYDANGGGAPKLLAKGGDHLALKIREVAQEHKVTILESPALARAVYYSTELDQEIPAGLYLAVAQVLAYVYQLRQHRSGKGRRPDALGDLPIPPDLRK from the coding sequence ATGGCTGAGAGCGAGAGTGGGGCGGACAAGAGCGAACAGCCCACGGACAAGCGCCTGCGCGAATCCCGTGACAAGGGGCAGTTGGCGCGCTCGCGTGAGCTGAATACCGTCGCTGTGACCCTGGGCGGAATCGGCGGCCTGCTGGCCACGGGCGGAGGTATGGCGCACAGCATCATGGCGCTGATGCGCGACAGCTTCGAGCTGAGCCGGGAGGCCGTGCTGGACGAAAGCACCATGAGCATGCTGTTGCTGCACAACGGCATGATCGCGCTGGAAGCCACCCTGCCATTGCTGATCGTGCTGCTGATCGTCTCCATCGTTGGCCCGATTTCCCTGGGCGGCTGGCTGTTTTCCACGAAAGCCATGGCGCCCAAGTTCAGCCGCATGAACCCGTTGTCCGGTATCAAGCGGATGTTTTCCGCCAAGTCATTGGTGGAACTGCTCAAGGCACTGGGCAAGTTCCTCGTGGTCCTGACCGTGGCACTGCTCGTTCTCAGGAGCTATCAGGATGACCTTCTGTCGATCACCAAGCAGCCGCTGGACCTGGCCATCATCCACAGCGTGCAGACGGTCGGCTGGTGCGCCCTGTGGATGGCGTGCGGGCTGATCCTGATCGCGGCGGTGGACGTCCCGTTCCAGCTTTGGGACCACAAGAAAAAGCTGATGATGACCAAGCAGGAAGTCCGCGACGAGTACAAGGACAGCGAAGGCAAGCCCGAGGTCAAGTCGAAGATCCGTCAGATGCAGCGTGCGGCGGCCGAGCGGCGCATGATGCAGGCCGTTCCGGAAGCGGATGTGGTCATCACCAACCCGACCCACTTTGCCGTGGCGCTCAAGTACGACGCCAATGGCGGCGGGGCACCGAAGCTGCTGGCGAAGGGCGGTGACCATCTGGCGCTGAAGATTCGCGAGGTGGCGCAGGAGCATAAGGTGACGATTCTGGAGTCCCCGGCCCTGGCGCGTGCGGTCTATTACTCGACCGAACTGGATCAGGAAATTCCCGCCGGCCTGTACCTGGCCGTCGCCCAGGTCCTGGCCTATGTCTATCAGTTGCGCCAGCACCGCAGCGGCAAAGGGCGTCGCCCTGATGCCTTGGGCGACCTGCCCATCCCGCCGGATCTGCGCAAGTGA
- a CDS encoding GNAT family N-acetyltransferase: MPILTLSRIADLPAAAWDALPGATQPFLRHGFLSALEESGSVGAGSGWQARHRVLHDEQGELLAAMPLYLKQHSYGEYVFDWAWADACQRAGIAYYPKLLCAVPFTPVTGSRLLGAAEPLLDHLLAELPEMGVSGVHVNFTDAQSDELLSGRPGWLPRLGCQYLWHNRGYRDFQDFLDSLTSRKRKQVRKEREQVMAQGIAFDWRSGGELSEGEWDFVHACYANTYHVRGRSPYLSRDFFSLLAERMPEAIRVVFARQAGQPKAMAFSLQDADNLYGRYWGCLGDFDRLHFETCFYQGIEQAIAAGLQHFDAGAQGEHKLIRGFEPRITRSWHYLQHPGLRDAVDEFLRQERREVQAYAEAARQALPYRQAEG; this comes from the coding sequence ATGCCGATACTCACACTGTCACGAATTGCCGATCTCCCCGCCGCGGCCTGGGATGCCTTGCCGGGCGCCACTCAGCCATTCCTGCGCCATGGCTTCCTGAGCGCACTGGAAGAGAGTGGCAGTGTCGGCGCAGGCAGTGGCTGGCAAGCCCGGCATCGCGTACTGCATGACGAGCAAGGCGAACTGCTGGCGGCGATGCCGCTGTACCTGAAGCAGCACTCCTACGGCGAGTACGTGTTCGATTGGGCCTGGGCGGATGCCTGCCAGCGTGCCGGTATCGCCTATTACCCGAAACTTCTGTGCGCCGTGCCTTTTACGCCGGTCACGGGGTCGCGTCTGCTGGGCGCGGCGGAACCTTTGCTCGACCATTTGCTGGCCGAGTTGCCTGAGATGGGCGTTTCCGGCGTGCATGTGAACTTTACCGATGCGCAAAGCGATGAACTGCTGAGCGGGCGTCCGGGCTGGTTGCCGCGCCTGGGCTGCCAGTACCTCTGGCATAACCGGGGCTATCGGGATTTCCAGGATTTTCTCGACAGCCTGACGTCGCGCAAACGCAAGCAGGTGCGCAAGGAGCGTGAGCAGGTGATGGCACAGGGCATCGCTTTCGACTGGCGCTCGGGGGGCGAACTGAGCGAGGGCGAATGGGACTTTGTCCATGCCTGTTATGCCAATACCTACCATGTGCGGGGCCGTTCGCCCTACCTGTCGCGGGATTTCTTCAGCCTGCTGGCCGAACGCATGCCCGAGGCCATTCGTGTGGTCTTCGCCCGTCAGGCCGGCCAGCCGAAGGCGATGGCCTTCAGCTTGCAGGATGCTGACAACCTGTATGGGCGCTACTGGGGATGCCTGGGCGACTTCGACCGGCTGCATTTCGAGACCTGCTTCTACCAGGGTATCGAGCAGGCGATCGCGGCAGGTTTGCAGCACTTCGATGCGGGGGCGCAGGGTGAACACAAGTTGATCCGGGGCTTCGAACCCCGGATCACGCGCTCATGGCACTACTTGCAGCATCCCGGCCTGCGCGATGCCGTGGATGAATTTCTGCGGCAGGAACGCCGCGAGGTGCAGGCCTATGCCGAGGCCGCCCGGCAGGCGCTGCCCTACCGTCAGGCCGAGGGGTGA